The window TGTCCACCGTGAGGAGGACGCCGACTGGCGGTCGGTCTTCCGCGCGGGGGCCGATGGATTGACCTTTAACACCGTGGAGACCGCCGCGGTGCCCGGGGGCCGACGCTACGTGGGCGGCCACGTGTGGTTGATTGATCTCAAAACCGGCCGCGCCGTCTGGTCGGGCCACGGCACCCTGGGCGTGCCCGCCGACGCGGGTCCCCGGCGGACGATGAAAGCGGCCGCTCGGGCGGTGGTCCGGAGGTTGGTCGAGGAGAAGCTCCTGACGGAGGCCCGTTGAGGCGAGCGGTTGCCGCCGTCACAGCCTGTTTTTTAATTTGCGGAGAAGCGGTGGCCGGCGGGCCCGCCCCGATCGGCGAATGGGCGACCGTGGATGACAAAACGGGTAAGGAAACCGGCCGGGTGCGCATCGGAGCGCGTCGGGGCGTGCTCACGGGGCGGGTGGTCGCGATCACGGACCCCCGGGACCGCGACGCTGTGTGCGAAGATTGCCCCGGGGAATGGAAGGGCCGGCCGGTTCTGGGTCTTCCGATTCTGCGCCACGTCACCCGTTCGGCGAAAACCGACGATTGGGCGGGCGGCACGATCTTGGACCCGGAAAACGGAAAAACCTACCGGGTGCGCTTGCGACTTTTGGACAATGGGAAACACCTTCGGGTCCGGGGGTACCTGGGCCCCTTTTACCGGACGCAGGTGTGGCGGCGGGTTTATAAATACGGGGGAGTGAAGTCATGGAAAACACCACCAAGAAAAAAATCCTAAAGCGCGGGATCGGGGCCACCGTCCTCCTTTTGGGCGTCCTTCAATTCGTGCCGGCGGATCGTTCCAACCCGCCGGTGGAAAAAGAAGTGGACGCGCCGCCGGCGGTTCGGGACGTCCTCCGCCGGGCCTGCTACGACTGTCATTCCCACGAAACCGTTTGGCCCTGGTACAGCCGTGTGGCCCCGGTGTCGCTCCTGGTTGCGCACGATGTGGGGGAGGGGCGCGAAGAATTGAATTTTTCCCGTTGGAATTTCGCCGACGCCGCCGTGGAGTCCCGTGTTCGCCATCGCGTCTGGCACGAGGTGGAGGAGGAGGAAATGCCCCTTTGGTTTTATGTCCCCCTTCACCCGGAGGCCCGCTTGAGCGCCGCCGATAAGGAAACGCTCCGGGCCTGGGCGCTGGCGTCGACGGCCCCCGCGACGACGGCGGGGCCCGTCCTCTCGACCGAGGACGTCCGCTGACCCCCGACGCCGGGCCCCTGCCCGCGGACGAGCGGGCGTTGATTTCGCGCTGTCAGTCGGGAGACGGCCGGGCTTTCGCCGCCCTCATGGACCTCTACCGGCACAAGATCTTTTCCCTCACCCAACGGGTCTGTGCCCAGGCCCCGGCGGAGGCCGACGACGTTTTCCAGGAAACCTTCCTCACGGCGTTCAAGGAAATCCAAAAATTCCGGGGCGCCTCGCGGTTGGGCACCTGGCTTTATCGCATCGCCTCGAACCTTTGCTGGACGCGCCTGCGCCGGCGCCGACGGGCGGTTTCTTTGGGGGGCGAGGAGGGGTTGCCCCCGGACTTGGCCCGGGGGCTGTTGTCGCCCCCGGATGACCCCGCCGAAACCGCGCGTCAGCGGGAAATTCAAAGAGCCGTGGGCGAGGCCCTGGCCCGCTTGTCCGTGGACTATCGAATGGTGGTGGCTTTGAGCGACCTGCGCGGATTGAAGAACGAAACCATCGCGGGGGCGCTCTCCTTGAGCCTTTCGGCGGTGAAGAGCCGATTGCATCGAGGAAGGAACATGTTGAAAAAACAACTCAAATTGCATAGGCCATAAACGCAGGAACCTATTGGGATCAATTTCGTTGTAAACAAAGCAGTCAAACTCACGGAGGTGTTCTATGAAATGCAATGTCGGCGGGGCGGACCGAGCGATTCGGATCGTGGCGGGTTTGGTGTTGATTTCTCTGGTGTTCGTGGGGCCCAAGACCCCCTGGGGCTGGATCGGCGCGGTGCCGCTCTTGACCGGTCTTTTTAAATTTTGCCCGGCGTATTTCCTTTTCAAGCTCAACACCGCCTGCTGCAAAGAGGAGTGCGCTCCCAAGTCCTAACCGGGATCGCGGGCGGGCGCGGCGGTGTTGATTTTTTATTGGTCACGTGTATAATTATACACGTGACCAATTATGCCGCGCCCGTCCCGCGCTCTTGATCAACGCCTTTTAACCGCCGCCCGCCAATTGGTGGAGGCCAAAGGCTTTTCCGCGCTCACCGTGCGGGCCGTCTCCGCCCGCGCCCGGGTCAACCCCGGGATGTTCCATTACCACTTCAAAAACCGCCGCGTTTTCAAACAGCGCATGTTCGCCCTCTTCTACGAAGATTTCTTCCGGGATTTCCTCGGGGCCCTGGGGGACGAAAGGGACCCCGTGTTGCGTTTGCGGCGCGCGCTGACGTTTTTGGGAACCTTCATCCGCGACCACCGGGGCCTCGGCCTTGCGTTGGTTCAAGACGCCCTCGCGGGGGACGCCGACACCTTGGCCCTCATCCGCACCCACTTTCTTCGGCACGGACGGCTGATTCTCGAGGCCTTGGCCGAAGGGCAGGCGGCCGGGCGGTTGCGCCCGACGCCGCTGCCCAACGTGATTGTTTCGGTCCTGGGGACCGTGGGCCTGCCGTTCATCCTTTTGGAAGCCCTGCGCCGGGCGGGGACCCGGGAACCCTTCGGGTTTTCATGGAACGTTTTCGAGGAGGCGGTCGCGGGCGACGCCGGACTGGCCGAACGCATTCAACTGTTGATCCGGGGGCTGTCCCGTGGGGCGTGACGCGCGGCGATGGAGCGCGCTTTTCCTCCTCGGCGCCGCGGGGACGATCGCCGGGTCGTCCCGGGCGCTGACTTTGGAAGAGTGCGTCGCCGCGGCCCTGGCCCGTTCCCCGGCCCTCGTCGCCGCCGACGCGGTCCGGACCGCCGCCGAAGCCCGGGCGGACAGCATGCGCGCCCAGGGGGTTCCCAAATTGTCCGTCGACGCCCAATGGCGTCACCTCGCGGTGGTGCCGGCGTTTAAACCCAGCCCTTTCGCGCCCGCTGTTGAAATGGGGGACAACACCAATTATTCCTTCGGTCCCCAGGCCCAATGGTCGGTGTGGGATTCCGGCCAACGCCGTCGCGCCGCGGCCGGCCTTTCCCATCAAGCGGCCGCCCGCGCGGCCGAGCGTGACGCCGCCGAAAACGAGTTGCGATGGGGTGTCCGCCGCGCCTATTTTCAAGCCATGGGGGCCGCCGAACGGGTCCGCTCGGTGGCCGAGGTGCTTCGTTTGGCCGAAGCCCAGCGGGAGGACATCCGCCTGCGCCGCGACGCCGGGGCCGCCAGCCGACAGGATTGGCTGCAATCCGACGCCGAGGCCCTGGGACGACGTCGCGAATTCAGCGAAGCGCAGGCCGATCTGGGCGCGGCCCTCCGCGCGCTGTTCCTTTTGACCCGGTCGCCCCCACCGGACCTGCGGCGACCTCTGCCCCGGGATGTGGCGGAACGTCGGCCGCCCGACGTTCCCGCCGCCACGTTCGTTTTTGAAAGCGACGACCCCGCCGCCCTCCGCGTCCGTTTGGTGGACGCGGCCCGCCGCCCGTTCAACGCCGAGGCGCCCGACCTCCGCGCCGCCGATTTCGCCGCGCGGGCGGCCCGGGACGCCGCGGCGTCGGTCCGCGCGGGGCGCGGCCCCAGCGTGCAACTCCTGGCCCGCGCCAGCCGTGACTACCCCAATGGCCCGGTGAAGGAGGTCGTCCAGCAAAACACCCTGGGCGCCACCGCCCGGTGGTCGATATTTGAGGGAGGGCGAAGCCTTCGGGACGCGGCCGAACAGGACGCCCTCGCGACGGCGGCCGCGGCCCGGCTCGACCAAACCGGGGAAGACCGCCGCTTTGCCTGGGCCCAAGCGCGGGAGCGGCTGGCGAGCTTGACCGAGGAGGAGGACGTCCAGCGCCGCCTGGTGGATCGCCGCCGGGAAATCGCCGAAGTGGTTTACGATTCCTACAAAGCCGGACGGGCGTCCTACTTGGAGGTGGAAAGCGCCAACACCACCTTTCTCAACGCGCGGGTGCAGAGCGCGCGCTTGACCGTCGAGATTCTGACCCAGTTGGCCTGGATCGACCGCTGGAGCGCCCCGGAGGTGCCATGAAACGAAAATATCTTCTCGTCTTTCCCATCGCGGCGCTGGTTGTCTTGGCCGTCTGGCGGGTCCGGCGTCACAACGCCTTCGCCTACGCGGGCACGGTCGAAGTCGCCGAGGTCCACCTGTCCGCCCGCTTGGCGGCTCCGCTCACGACCCTGCCCGTTCCGGAGGGCGCCGCGGTCAAAGCCGGGGACGTGGTGGCCCGCTTGGACGCGGCCGACTTGAAACTCGCGGCGGACAACGCCGAAAAAGACTACCGGCGCGGCCGCGCCCTCAACGTCAAGGGGTCCCTCTCCGAAGAGGCCCTGGACCGGCTGCAATTTCGGCGGGACGACACCGCGGTGCGCCTCTCCTGGGCGACGATCGTCGCCCCGCTGACGGGCACGGTGATTCGACGTTATCGGGAACCGGGCGAATGGGTGGTCCCCGGCCAAAAAATCCTCACGGTTGCCGACGTGTCATCCCCCTTCGTCGTGGTCTACGTGCCCGCCCCGGTCATGGCGCGGCGGGCGTTGGGGGAACCGGTCACGGTCCGTTGTCCCGACCTGGGGCAATCCTTCGATGGGCGGATCGTCTTCATTCGGAGCGACGCGGAATTCACCCCCAAGAACGTCCAAACACGCACCGAACGCGAGCGCCTCGTTTTTGGGATCAAAGTGGCCATCGCCAACCCCGACGGCCGGCTCAAGGCCGGCATGTCGGTCGAAGTGGAATGGAAACCCCGTGCTGTCGATCCGGGTCGATGACCTGCGCAAAACGATCGCCGGCCGGCCCGCGCTGGACGGCCTGTCGGCGGCCTTCGCGCCGGGCACCCTGCACGGCCTGATCGGCCCCGACGGCGCCGGGAAAACCACTTTTCTCCGCCTCTTGGCGGGACTGCTCCGGCCTTCGGCCGGCCGGATCGATTACCTCCGCGACGGCCGACCCGTCCCTTTCGACGACGTCCGCCCCCGTTTGGCTTACATGCCCCAGACCCAAAGCCTTTACGCCGACCTGTCCGTGGGGGAGCATTTGGAATTTTTCCGGGACCTCCACGCCGTGCCGGAGGGGTCTTACCGTCCGCGGCGCGACCGTCTGCTGGCTTTGACGCGCCTGGCCCCTTTTGTGGATCGGCCCGCGGGTCAGTTGTCCGGCGGGATGTACAAAAAACTGGGGCTCATGTGCGCCCTGATCGCTTCGCCCGAGGTGTTGCTCCTCGATGAGCCCACCAACGGGGTCGACCCCGTCTCGCGCCGGGATTTTTGGAACCTTCTCTACGAATTACGCGACGGCGGCTTGCTCGTCTTGATCGCCACCGCCTATATGGACGAGGCGGAGCGGTGCGATCGTGTCGGGGTGCTGGACGCGGGACGCTGGATCGCGAACGGTCCCCCGCGGGAGCTTCTGGAGGACGCGGGGGTTCCCGGGTTCGCCGAATTGTTCATTCGCCGGGGAAGCCGATGACCGGTCCGGGCCCAAACGCCCCTTGCGCTCCGACGATCGGGCCCCTAGACTTACGTCGATGATCCCTCTCCCGGTGTTCGAATCCCGTCGCCCGCCGCTCGGTTCCCGATGCGTTCCCCCCGCGTGAGCGACACCAACCCCGCCGAAGTCTTGATCCTGGGCGCCGGGGTGTTGGGCGCCGCCATCGCCGCTGAATTCTTGTTGGATGGGCCATGGCCGGTGTCGGTCCTGATCCGCCCCGCCCCGGGGCGATCGACCGCCCAACGACTCGAGGAACTTAAAACGTTTTTGCGGGATTCGGGAATTCCCGCCGAGGCGATCGCGCGGCTTCGGGGCGTCGTGGGCGACGCCGCCGAAGCGGGCTGGGGGTTGGCGCCCAACGACCACGACGCGCTGCGGCGCGGCGTGACCCATGTGGTTCACGCCGCGGGCCCCGTGCGCGTGAACCTGACCCCGGCGGAGGCCCGGCGCGATTTGGTCGACGCGACGCGCGGGGTTCTGGAATTTTCCCGAAACGCCCCCCGGGTCCAAAAACTGGAGTACATCAGTTCCTGGGGGATCGCCGGTAATTGGAAGGGACGCCTCCCGGAGGGCCCGCTGCGGGCGGCGCGGTGTTTTCACACCGCCTACGAGGCGGCCAAGGCGGAAGCCGAAGATTTGGTCTGGGCCGCGTCCACCTCGTTGCCGGTCACCGTGCACCGGCCCACGTTCGTTGTCGGGGATTCGCGCACGGGGCGCGTCCGTCGGTTCCAGGTCTTTTACGAGCTGATGGACCTCCTGGGGGGTCGCTCCACCCGAGGGTGGATCCCGCGGTTTCCCCCCCTGCCCCTGGACGCGGTGCCGGCGGATTTTGTCGCCCGGGTCGTCGCAACGTCCGCCCGGCAACCCGACTGGGCGGGACGGGCGCTGAACCTGAGCTCGCGCGTCGGCGGGGCGTGGACCGCCGCGCAATACGCCGAACGCCTGCCGCTGCTTTTCGCCGAGGCGGGGGAAGCGGTGCCGCCGCCCCACCGCATTCCCTGGTCGGTGTTTCGCCGCGCGGTCCCGTGGATGGCCCGTTGGGGTCCGCTCCGGTCCCGGCCCCTGCTGCGCGCGCTCCGTGACTTTCTGTCGGACATGGATTCCTCCGCGGCCGCGGGGTTCGGCGTCGAAACCGCCCAAACCTCCGCCGCGTTGTCCTCGGCGGGGATTGCCCTTCCCGCCGTGGAGGAATGGATCCGACCGGTGCTGCGCCGCTACGCGGCGACCCGCGTTGGGGAGGGCCCGCGATGATGGAATTGAACGAACAAATCGGGCCCTACCGGCTCTTGGAGCGCCTGGGGGAGGGCGCGAGCGCTGTGGTTTACCGGGCCTGCCTGACCGACGATCCCGGCCGCCAATACGCCGTGAAGGTCACCAAGGCTGTTTGGACCGAAGCCGATATTGAAACCCGCGTGCGGTTCGAGCGGGAAGCGGAAAACCTCTCCCGGCTTTCTCACGACAACATCGTGCGCCTCGAGCGGTTTGGCGTGCACCGCGATCGACTCTACTTGGTGATGGAGCTGGCGCGCGGGATGACCCTCGCGCAGATCCTGGCGAGCCACCAGATCCTCGACGCGGGCACGGCGGCGCAGTTGTTCTGGCACATCGCCCGCGGATTGGACCACGCCCACCAACAGGGGATTCTGCACCGCGACATCAAACCCTCCAACGTGATGGTGTGCCTGGAGGGGCTCGAGAGCGCGGTCAAAATTTTGGATTTCGGCTTGAGCCGCCTGCGCGACGCCCGCCCCGCGTCGGAGACCCTCGGCACCTACCTCTACATGTCTCCCGA of the Elusimicrobiota bacterium genome contains:
- a CDS encoding DUF2147 domain-containing protein, which produces MCGEAVAGGPAPIGEWATVDDKTGKETGRVRIGARRGVLTGRVVAITDPRDRDAVCEDCPGEWKGRPVLGLPILRHVTRSAKTDDWAGGTILDPENGKTYRVRLRLLDNGKHLRVRGYLGPFYRTQVWRRVYKYGGVKSWKTPPRKKS
- a CDS encoding heme-binding domain-containing protein, which translates into the protein MENTTKKKILKRGIGATVLLLGVLQFVPADRSNPPVEKEVDAPPAVRDVLRRACYDCHSHETVWPWYSRVAPVSLLVAHDVGEGREELNFSRWNFADAAVESRVRHRVWHEVEEEEMPLWFYVPLHPEARLSAADKETLRAWALASTAPATTAGPVLSTEDVR
- a CDS encoding sigma-70 family RNA polymerase sigma factor; the protein is MISRCQSGDGRAFAALMDLYRHKIFSLTQRVCAQAPAEADDVFQETFLTAFKEIQKFRGASRLGTWLYRIASNLCWTRLRRRRRAVSLGGEEGLPPDLARGLLSPPDDPAETARQREIQRAVGEALARLSVDYRMVVALSDLRGLKNETIAGALSLSLSAVKSRLHRGRNMLKKQLKLHRP
- a CDS encoding DUF2892 domain-containing protein gives rise to the protein MKCNVGGADRAIRIVAGLVLISLVFVGPKTPWGWIGAVPLLTGLFKFCPAYFLFKLNTACCKEECAPKS
- a CDS encoding TetR/AcrR family transcriptional regulator, with translation MPRPSRALDQRLLTAARQLVEAKGFSALTVRAVSARARVNPGMFHYHFKNRRVFKQRMFALFYEDFFRDFLGALGDERDPVLRLRRALTFLGTFIRDHRGLGLALVQDALAGDADTLALIRTHFLRHGRLILEALAEGQAAGRLRPTPLPNVIVSVLGTVGLPFILLEALRRAGTREPFGFSWNVFEEAVAGDAGLAERIQLLIRGLSRGA
- a CDS encoding TolC family protein, encoding MGRDARRWSALFLLGAAGTIAGSSRALTLEECVAAALARSPALVAADAVRTAAEARADSMRAQGVPKLSVDAQWRHLAVVPAFKPSPFAPAVEMGDNTNYSFGPQAQWSVWDSGQRRRAAAGLSHQAAARAAERDAAENELRWGVRRAYFQAMGAAERVRSVAEVLRLAEAQREDIRLRRDAGAASRQDWLQSDAEALGRRREFSEAQADLGAALRALFLLTRSPPPDLRRPLPRDVAERRPPDVPAATFVFESDDPAALRVRLVDAARRPFNAEAPDLRAADFAARAARDAAASVRAGRGPSVQLLARASRDYPNGPVKEVVQQNTLGATARWSIFEGGRSLRDAAEQDALATAAAARLDQTGEDRRFAWAQARERLASLTEEEDVQRRLVDRRREIAEVVYDSYKAGRASYLEVESANTTFLNARVQSARLTVEILTQLAWIDRWSAPEVP
- a CDS encoding efflux RND transporter periplasmic adaptor subunit, with the translated sequence MKRKYLLVFPIAALVVLAVWRVRRHNAFAYAGTVEVAEVHLSARLAAPLTTLPVPEGAAVKAGDVVARLDAADLKLAADNAEKDYRRGRALNVKGSLSEEALDRLQFRRDDTAVRLSWATIVAPLTGTVIRRYREPGEWVVPGQKILTVADVSSPFVVVYVPAPVMARRALGEPVTVRCPDLGQSFDGRIVFIRSDAEFTPKNVQTRTERERLVFGIKVAIANPDGRLKAGMSVEVEWKPRAVDPGR
- a CDS encoding ABC transporter ATP-binding protein, coding for MLSIRVDDLRKTIAGRPALDGLSAAFAPGTLHGLIGPDGAGKTTFLRLLAGLLRPSAGRIDYLRDGRPVPFDDVRPRLAYMPQTQSLYADLSVGEHLEFFRDLHAVPEGSYRPRRDRLLALTRLAPFVDRPAGQLSGGMYKKLGLMCALIASPEVLLLDEPTNGVDPVSRRDFWNLLYELRDGGLLVLIATAYMDEAERCDRVGVLDAGRWIANGPPRELLEDAGVPGFAELFIRRGSR
- a CDS encoding SDR family oxidoreductase, with protein sequence MSDTNPAEVLILGAGVLGAAIAAEFLLDGPWPVSVLIRPAPGRSTAQRLEELKTFLRDSGIPAEAIARLRGVVGDAAEAGWGLAPNDHDALRRGVTHVVHAAGPVRVNLTPAEARRDLVDATRGVLEFSRNAPRVQKLEYISSWGIAGNWKGRLPEGPLRAARCFHTAYEAAKAEAEDLVWAASTSLPVTVHRPTFVVGDSRTGRVRRFQVFYELMDLLGGRSTRGWIPRFPPLPLDAVPADFVARVVATSARQPDWAGRALNLSSRVGGAWTAAQYAERLPLLFAEAGEAVPPPHRIPWSVFRRAVPWMARWGPLRSRPLLRALRDFLSDMDSSAAAGFGVETAQTSAALSSAGIALPAVEEWIRPVLRRYAATRVGEGPR